From Clostridiales bacterium:
TGGTATCCCTTATTGCTTCCTCCATATCTACATTAATCCCTCTTTTCTTTACAACAAATGGTATTCCATTGCTATCAATTGCTGCACTCAAAAAAATCCTTACTGCAGTTGGTGTATCTAATCCTAAATCTGTAAAAAGATTGTCTGCTTTTTTCTTCAATGAATCATCTAACCGTATCTGTAACGTTGCCATAATAATTACCTCCTTGTATTGAATGTAATTACTATAGTATCACATTTGCAATGCTTTTGCAATAGTTTCTATGTATTCAGTAGCTGC
This genomic window contains:
- a CDS encoding type II toxin-antitoxin system RelB/DinJ family antitoxin, giving the protein MATLQIRLDDSLKKKADNLFTDLGLDTPTAVRIFLSAAIDSNGIPFVVKKRGINVDMEEAIRDTRLRQNLSKEYSTGEEAIQAILEEG